One Candidatus Latescibacterota bacterium genomic window carries:
- a CDS encoding GldG family protein — MKDILRKIVGPAGLILTVAGSVIYGILYSSGWSAFLPLFAGLLLSILALIIEARVSSSEGQKRSTRFGINTGVTIVVIAALLFFAQALSKRHSLRIDTTSNNRFSLSLQTTKVLGNLKDNVKFTCFFREGVPEKTVVFDLLSEYRSCTPKISFRFVDPDQDPITANRYDLKNYNNIYIESGERIDLLESWSEQRVTNSIRAVLSPEKKMIYFTTGHGERSIEDGEPSGLSSLSEALRMENFGIADFLPLGSEEVPHDCKLLVIAGPKNDFLKPERNLIFDYLTSGGNVLLLLDPIVDIPYIASIASAFGIGIGDDIIIDKFGKTLAGNYLTPVVNQYGKHPITDQFRLFSFFPQARSVNVRESLPDAVTVTILGKTDEEAYAETSIDTLLDIGKTQYEAPDDIPGPISLIASGEMELPPAPGDTLSDTPSKITRVVVFGDSDFTANGNIRLSGNRDLILNTINWLAEEEDLISIRPADRLNQPVLLSSRQGLVVFWLSVIGFPALFALAGLFVTLRIRRSD; from the coding sequence ATGAAAGACATTCTAAGAAAGATCGTTGGTCCCGCCGGCCTTATACTTACCGTGGCGGGTAGCGTGATATACGGCATTCTCTATTCCAGTGGATGGTCCGCTTTCCTCCCTCTTTTTGCAGGTCTCTTACTCTCCATCCTCGCGCTGATAATCGAAGCCAGAGTCTCATCATCCGAGGGCCAAAAGCGTTCAACCAGATTCGGGATAAACACTGGAGTTACTATCGTCGTGATCGCCGCTCTCCTTTTCTTCGCGCAGGCTCTTTCAAAACGACACAGCCTTAGGATTGATACTACCAGCAACAACAGGTTCTCTCTCTCCCTTCAGACGACCAAAGTTCTGGGGAACCTTAAAGACAACGTGAAGTTCACCTGCTTTTTCAGGGAAGGTGTTCCTGAAAAAACGGTAGTATTCGACTTGCTTTCAGAATACAGGTCCTGCACACCAAAAATAAGCTTCCGGTTCGTCGATCCTGACCAGGACCCCATCACCGCGAATAGATACGACCTGAAAAATTACAACAATATCTACATCGAATCAGGGGAACGTATCGATCTTCTTGAAAGCTGGTCGGAGCAACGTGTCACAAACTCCATCAGGGCTGTTCTTTCTCCAGAAAAGAAAATGATCTACTTTACGACGGGTCATGGTGAAAGATCCATCGAAGACGGTGAACCCTCTGGTCTGAGTTCTCTTTCAGAAGCGTTGAGGATGGAAAATTTCGGGATTGCTGATTTCCTGCCGCTCGGAAGCGAAGAAGTCCCCCACGATTGCAAACTGCTTGTTATTGCAGGCCCTAAAAATGACTTCCTCAAACCGGAGCGGAATCTGATATTCGACTATCTCACATCAGGGGGAAACGTACTTCTCCTCCTCGATCCGATCGTCGACATCCCATATATCGCCTCGATCGCATCAGCCTTCGGAATAGGGATCGGAGATGACATCATCATCGACAAATTCGGAAAGACTCTGGCAGGAAATTACCTCACGCCTGTAGTAAACCAGTACGGAAAACATCCCATAACAGATCAGTTTCGTCTTTTTTCCTTTTTCCCCCAGGCGAGGTCCGTCAACGTCAGAGAAAGTCTGCCGGATGCTGTGACAGTCACCATACTTGGAAAGACAGACGAGGAGGCCTATGCCGAGACCAGTATCGACACTCTTTTAGATATTGGCAAGACCCAGTACGAAGCGCCCGACGACATTCCCGGACCAATTTCGCTTATAGCTTCGGGGGAAATGGAACTTCCACCCGCTCCTGGAGACACACTATCAGACACGCCATCGAAAATAACCAGGGTCGTCGTTTTCGGCGACAGTGATTTCACCGCAAACGGAAACATACGGCTTTCCGGAAACAGGGACCTCATCCTGAACACCATAAACTGGCTGGCTGAAGAAGAGGATCTGATCTCTATAAGACCTGCGGATCGACTCAACCAGCCGGTACTTCTATCTTCACGGCAGGGACTTGTTGTATTCTGGTTGTCCGTCATTGGATTTCCGGCCCTTTTCGCCCTTGCCGGATTGTTCGTTACTCTCCGCATCCGCCGATCGGATTAA
- a CDS encoding ABC transporter permease, translating into MKKFGAIYSKELKYYFTSVTAYVAITVFLVLSGYFFFSIFRVYNLLSLQAIKNNDFSGNLNLIDGVMRPLMGNISVILLILLPLLTMRLLAEERKQGTFELLLTYPVTDFAVVAGKYFAALTVYAVMLASTFLYPILLLIFTDPEIIPLMAGYLGLFLMGASFISIGTFFSSTTSNQMVAGVMTFGLTLLFLIIGWTAPFAGPTVSAILSEFSILFHLDSFTKGIIDTRDISYYLFMSGFFFFLTLKSLESNRWKI; encoded by the coding sequence TTGAAAAAATTCGGCGCGATATACAGCAAAGAGCTCAAATACTATTTCACATCTGTGACAGCCTACGTTGCTATAACTGTATTCCTTGTACTTTCGGGTTATTTTTTCTTCTCGATATTCAGAGTCTACAACCTGCTATCGCTTCAGGCGATCAAGAATAACGACTTCAGCGGAAACCTTAACCTGATTGACGGCGTGATGAGGCCACTGATGGGCAACATCAGCGTTATCCTTCTCATCCTCCTACCTCTCCTTACGATGAGGCTACTGGCGGAAGAAAGGAAACAGGGTACATTCGAACTTCTCCTGACATATCCTGTGACAGACTTCGCTGTGGTCGCTGGAAAATATTTCGCCGCGCTGACTGTATATGCTGTCATGCTCGCATCCACGTTCCTTTATCCCATACTGCTCCTCATTTTCACGGATCCGGAAATAATACCTTTGATGGCAGGCTACTTGGGACTGTTTCTGATGGGCGCATCATTTATCTCGATAGGGACCTTCTTCTCATCAACCACATCTAATCAGATGGTCGCTGGTGTGATGACGTTCGGATTGACACTTCTTTTTCTGATTATTGGATGGACCGCACCCTTTGCGGGACCGACCGTCTCTGCGATACTTTCTGAATTCTCAATACTGTTTCATCTCGATTCCTTCACAAAGGGGATAATAGATACAAGAGATATATCCTATTATCTATTCATGAGCGGTTTCTTCTTTTTTCTCACACTCAAGTCGCTTGAGTCCAACAGGTGGAAGATCTGA
- a CDS encoding ABC transporter ATP-binding protein, producing MIRVNGLSRYYGLNKAVDNLSFEVAKGEVLGFLGPNGAGKTTTMKMLTCFLPPDSGSASIFGYDIVKDSMEVRKMIGYLPEKSPLYSDMRVCDYLRFVGRLKGLSPLRLKSAVDDAVSGCGIESVFHRTIGKLSKGYQQRVGIAQAILHDPELLILDEPTIGLDPRQIIDIRQLIRNLGRDRTIILSSHILPEVNQVCHRVIIINKGRLIAVDSPDNLRDRLKKSSVTRISTGDSVPTADVISALESIDGILLIRKEDDEGSISKYIIESEIDSDVRNAIVRKLVSKNIPLLEIYNEELSLEDIFIQLVTEEATS from the coding sequence TTGATCCGTGTGAACGGACTCTCAAGATATTATGGCCTGAACAAGGCTGTCGACAATCTCAGTTTCGAGGTCGCCAAGGGAGAGGTCCTTGGATTTCTGGGTCCCAACGGAGCCGGCAAAACGACGACGATGAAGATGCTCACCTGTTTTCTTCCTCCAGATTCTGGCAGCGCTTCGATCTTTGGATACGACATCGTCAAGGATTCCATGGAAGTCCGAAAAATGATAGGATATCTTCCGGAAAAATCACCACTCTATTCTGACATGAGAGTCTGCGATTATCTCCGTTTCGTCGGCCGACTTAAGGGACTGTCCCCCCTCCGACTGAAAAGTGCTGTGGATGACGCTGTTTCCGGATGCGGGATCGAATCAGTATTTCACAGGACTATCGGAAAGCTTTCAAAAGGTTATCAACAACGTGTCGGAATAGCACAAGCCATACTTCACGATCCCGAGCTGCTGATCCTTGATGAGCCGACGATAGGCCTTGATCCCAGGCAGATAATCGACATCCGCCAGCTGATCCGCAACCTTGGGCGCGACCGGACCATTATCCTCAGCAGTCATATCCTTCCTGAAGTGAATCAGGTATGCCACAGAGTGATTATTATAAATAAAGGACGGCTTATTGCAGTCGATTCTCCTGATAATCTTCGTGACAGACTTAAAAAATCGTCAGTGACCAGAATCTCCACCGGTGATTCTGTGCCGACAGCAGATGTCATCTCGGCTCTTGAATCCATAGACGGGATCCTTCTGATAAGGAAAGAAGACGATGAAGGATCGATATCAAAGTATATCATCGAATCGGAAATCGATTCCGATGTTCGAAACGCCATAGTCAGGAAACTTGTAAGCAAAAACATCCCTCTTCTGGAAATCTATAATGAGGAACTTTCTCTTGAGGACATCTTCATCCAGCTTGTTACCGAGGAGGCGACCTCTTGA